Sequence from the Bacillus thuringiensis genome:
CTAAATTTACAGTATTGGCTCGCCTCTTTCAACTCTGGAAAACAATATGTAAGATCTTCTACTTCTATATCTATGAAATCAAGTGAACTAAAACCAGGTGTATCTGCAACTAGTCCGCTTCCAATCGCAATTAATTCCACGTGTCTTGTCGTATGTTTCCCGCGCCCTAAATGCGAGGAAATATCATTCGTTTTCAATTCTAACTCTGGACGTAAAACGTTAAGCATAGAAGATTTTCCAACACCAGATTGCCCTGCAACGACAGAAACACAACCTTCTAAGAATGGTTTTAAAATATCAATACTTTCCGATGTATTTATAGAAGTAAATAATACATCATATCCCATCTCACGATAATCATTTGCATAAGATTCAACAGTCTCTCTCATTTTTTCATCCACTAAATCCATCTTACTAATGCAAATAATCGGCTTAATGTTATGATATTCAATCAGCACTAAAAATCGATCTAACAGTCCCGGATTAAAATCTGGTTCTACTGCAGAGAAAACGAGAATTGCTTGATCAACATTAGAAATAGGAGGCCTAACAAGTTCATTTTTTCGATCAAATACTTCAAGCACGTATCCTTCACTTGGATTATCAGCTTGAAAGACAACTTGGTCTCCTACCAGTGGTGTAATTTTATTTTTTCTAAACACACCAC
This genomic interval carries:
- the rsgA gene encoding ribosome small subunit-dependent GTPase A, which encodes MPEGKIVKALSGFYYVQHEEGITQCRGRGVFRKNKITPLVGDQVVFQADNPSEGYVLEVFDRKNELVRPPISNVDQAILVFSAVEPDFNPGLLDRFLVLIEYHNIKPIICISKMDLVDEKMRETVESYANDYREMGYDVLFTSINTSESIDILKPFLEGCVSVVAGQSGVGKSSMLNVLRPELELKTNDISSHLGRGKHTTRHVELIAIGSGLVADTPGFSSLDFIDIEVEDLTYCFPELKEASQYCKFRGCTHLSEPKCAVKAAVEEGKITEYRYKNYKQFVEEIRERKPRY